One Porphyromonas pogonae genomic region harbors:
- a CDS encoding DedA family protein — protein MESISFIQWCLDHLNYWTITLLMAIESSFIPFPSEVVVPPAAYKAAVGSGDLNVFLVVIFATIGADIGALINYVLSMYLGRPIVYKFANSKIGKALLINAEKVHKAEVYFDKNGIISTLIGRLVPGIRQLISIPAGLAKMKLSTFLLYTTIGAGIWNSILAAIGYYLSKIPGIKTEEQLMQQINAYSHEIGLGILISVILLILIILFRKKIRRKKIEVK, from the coding sequence ATGGAATCAATATCTTTCATTCAGTGGTGTCTGGATCATCTCAATTACTGGACCATCACTTTGCTCATGGCTATTGAGAGTTCTTTCATCCCTTTTCCCTCAGAAGTAGTGGTGCCGCCTGCTGCTTATAAAGCAGCGGTGGGCAGTGGCGATCTCAATGTCTTTTTGGTGGTAATATTCGCTACCATAGGAGCAGATATAGGCGCACTGATCAACTATGTGCTCTCCATGTACCTCGGCAGGCCGATAGTATACAAATTTGCCAATAGCAAAATAGGAAAAGCTCTTCTTATCAATGCAGAGAAAGTGCACAAAGCCGAAGTTTATTTCGACAAAAACGGGATTATCTCCACGCTGATAGGGCGTCTCGTGCCCGGTATCAGACAACTGATCTCAATCCCCGCCGGTCTAGCAAAGATGAAGCTATCCACGTTCCTGCTGTATACTACCATAGGTGCGGGTATATGGAACAGTATCCTGGCTGCCATAGGATATTACCTCTCCAAAATACCCGGAATAAAGACGGAAGAACAGCTCATGCAACAGATCAATGCTTACAGCCATGAGATCGGACTTGGCATCCTTATATCTGTTATTTTACTCATTTTAATTATTCTTTTCAGAAAAAAAATAAGACGAAAGAAAATAGAGGTAAAATAA
- a CDS encoding glutamine--tRNA ligase/YqeY domain fusion protein, with translation MNEELDNAIENKKSLNFVEQAVEKDLSEGKNNGRIQTRFPPEPNGYLHIGHAKAICLDFGIAERYNGVCNLRFDDTNPVKEDVEYVDAIRNDIEWLGFHWGNIYYASDYFDKLYAFAVRLIREGHAYIDEQSAETIASQKGTPTTPGTDSPFRSRPAEESLDLFRRMNEGEFEEGAMTLRAKIDMASSNMHFRDPIIYRIIKHPHHRTGNKWNVYPMYDFAHGQSDYFEGVTHSICTLEFEVHRPLYDYFIDLLKESDDYRPRQIEFNRLNLTYTMMSKRKLLQLVKEGFVSGWDDPRMPTICGYRRRGYTPQSIRNFIDKIGYTKYDGIIDVALLEHAVREDLNAHATRVSAVINPIKLIITNYPEGKTEEMTAVNNPEQPEEGSHTITFSRELYIEQDDFMEDAPKKYFRMTPGQEVRLKSAYIIKCTGCKKDENGKVVEVYAEYDDQTLSGMPESNRKVKGTIHWVSTQHSIPAEVRLYDRLFMDENPSEVKDKSLEELLNPDSLQVLTHCRVEPFLANAQTGDHFQFQRIGYFTVDPDSKPDNLVFNRTVSLKDAWKKANK, from the coding sequence ATGAACGAAGAATTAGATAACGCGATTGAGAATAAGAAAAGCTTAAACTTCGTTGAGCAAGCTGTAGAGAAAGACCTAAGCGAAGGTAAAAACAATGGCAGGATACAAACACGTTTCCCGCCGGAGCCCAATGGTTATCTGCATATCGGACACGCCAAAGCCATCTGTTTGGATTTTGGTATAGCCGAGCGTTACAATGGGGTATGTAATCTACGCTTTGATGATACCAATCCTGTGAAAGAAGATGTAGAATATGTAGACGCCATACGCAACGATATTGAATGGTTAGGATTTCACTGGGGCAATATTTACTATGCCTCGGATTATTTCGACAAACTCTATGCTTTTGCCGTAAGGCTTATACGTGAAGGCCATGCTTATATAGACGAGCAGTCTGCCGAGACTATAGCCTCGCAGAAAGGAACGCCCACCACTCCCGGGACGGACAGTCCTTTTAGAAGCAGACCTGCCGAAGAAAGTCTGGATCTTTTCCGCCGAATGAACGAAGGAGAATTCGAGGAAGGAGCAATGACCTTGCGTGCTAAGATAGATATGGCATCATCCAACATGCACTTTCGCGATCCCATTATTTATAGGATAATCAAACATCCTCACCACAGAACAGGTAATAAGTGGAATGTTTATCCTATGTACGATTTTGCTCACGGACAAAGTGATTACTTCGAAGGTGTAACCCACTCGATCTGTACGCTGGAGTTCGAAGTGCACAGACCACTTTATGACTATTTTATTGATCTGCTCAAAGAGAGTGACGATTACAGACCTCGTCAGATCGAATTCAACAGGCTCAACCTCACTTATACGATGATGAGTAAGCGCAAGTTGCTGCAACTTGTCAAAGAAGGTTTCGTCAGTGGGTGGGATGATCCACGTATGCCTACTATCTGCGGATACAGACGTCGTGGCTATACCCCGCAATCTATCAGAAACTTCATTGACAAAATAGGCTATACCAAATATGACGGTATTATAGATGTAGCCCTGTTGGAGCATGCTGTGAGAGAAGACCTCAATGCCCACGCTACACGTGTATCTGCTGTAATCAATCCTATCAAACTTATCATCACCAACTATCCCGAAGGAAAGACTGAGGAGATGACAGCTGTAAATAACCCCGAGCAACCTGAAGAGGGGTCACATACCATTACGTTCAGCCGTGAATTGTATATAGAGCAAGACGATTTCATGGAAGATGCTCCCAAGAAATATTTCCGTATGACTCCGGGGCAAGAAGTACGTCTCAAAAGCGCATACATTATCAAATGCACAGGTTGCAAGAAAGACGAGAACGGCAAAGTGGTCGAGGTTTATGCAGAATATGATGATCAAACACTTTCAGGCATGCCTGAAAGCAACAGAAAAGTCAAAGGTACGATACACTGGGTATCTACCCAACACAGCATCCCGGCGGAAGTGCGCTTATATGACAGGCTTTTCATGGACGAGAACCCCTCTGAAGTAAAAGATAAATCTTTGGAAGAACTTCTCAACCCTGACTCTCTGCAAGTGCTCACGCATTGCCGTGTAGAGCCTTTCTTAGCAAATGCCCAAACGGGCGATCACTTCCAGTTCCAACGTATCGGATATTTCACGGTTGATCCTGATAGCAAGCCTGACAACTTGGTATTTAACCGCACTGTGTCACTCAAAGACGCATGGAAAAAAGCCAATAAATAA
- a CDS encoding Cof-type HAD-IIB family hydrolase, translating into MKYKIIALDVDGTLVTSDGVLAERDKNALIRIQEESGMRIILASGRPPQGLKALANDLKLDEYSGYILPFNGGQVINCRTKKVISENTLSKEVVAELYEMSKEHGLTILTYGSKGIISENPEDPFLQEEARLNQMDVIRVENFLEAVNFNPPKCLLVGPPERVKEVEGLFKLDLQGKVNVFRSAEFFLELVPWGVHKAQAIAGLLDKLDLNRNELIAVGDSFNDVEMIQYAGLGVAMANAKEPVKACADYVTTDNDNAGIAHMLDKYVFNDFDECPYTPEQVNEIVPGTLMDSLGIRCTVLGKGYVEATMPVDIRTRQPMGILHGGANLAFAETIAGFGSLVLLEPGEIQVGMQVSGNHIASALEGDIMRAEARIIHQGRSTHVWSVEIFSTKSGKLICSVRVLNSILKKR; encoded by the coding sequence ATGAAATACAAGATTATAGCATTAGACGTAGACGGCACTCTGGTCACATCAGACGGAGTATTAGCCGAAAGAGATAAAAACGCCCTTATCAGAATACAAGAGGAATCCGGCATGAGGATTATCCTGGCCTCAGGAAGACCTCCTCAAGGGCTGAAAGCTTTGGCGAATGATCTCAAATTGGATGAATATAGCGGATATATATTACCTTTCAACGGAGGACAAGTAATCAACTGCCGTACCAAGAAAGTAATTTCCGAAAACACTCTGAGTAAAGAAGTGGTGGCTGAGCTTTATGAAATGAGTAAGGAGCATGGGCTTACCATACTTACATATGGTAGTAAAGGTATTATCTCGGAAAACCCTGAAGACCCTTTCCTCCAAGAAGAAGCACGGCTCAATCAAATGGACGTTATCCGTGTAGAAAACTTCCTCGAAGCAGTCAATTTCAATCCTCCCAAATGTCTTCTTGTAGGACCGCCTGAGAGGGTCAAAGAGGTAGAGGGGCTTTTCAAGTTGGACTTACAAGGAAAAGTAAATGTATTCCGCTCTGCAGAGTTTTTCCTCGAACTCGTTCCGTGGGGAGTCCATAAGGCTCAAGCTATAGCAGGCCTATTGGACAAGTTGGATCTCAATCGCAATGAGCTCATTGCTGTGGGAGATAGTTTTAATGATGTAGAAATGATACAATATGCTGGCTTGGGAGTAGCTATGGCCAATGCCAAAGAACCGGTAAAAGCTTGTGCCGACTATGTGACGACTGATAATGACAACGCAGGGATAGCCCACATGCTTGATAAGTATGTATTCAACGATTTTGATGAATGCCCCTATACACCTGAACAAGTAAACGAGATTGTTCCCGGAACATTGATGGACTCTTTGGGTATCAGATGTACTGTACTGGGAAAAGGATATGTAGAAGCAACCATGCCTGTAGATATACGCACAAGGCAACCGATGGGAATACTCCATGGCGGAGCCAACCTTGCATTTGCCGAAACGATAGCCGGCTTCGGATCTCTCGTGCTATTGGAGCCCGGAGAGATACAGGTGGGCATGCAGGTTAGCGGTAATCACATAGCCTCGGCTCTCGAAGGTGATATCATGAGAGCTGAAGCCCGCATCATACACCAAGGACGTAGTACACATGTCTGGAGCGTAGAGATTTTCTCTACAAAGAGTGGTAAATTGATCTGTAGCGTGAGAGTGCTCAACAGCATCTTGAAAAAGCGATAG
- a CDS encoding TonB-dependent receptor produces the protein MARKMKKSNYILLISAWALGCLSVNAQNKTTNPKASSGADTLRRELTVVTDQNIQLGQLQGLSLNPVISKPVVPPFKASYLYLPDVYKPTSRLSPRNAISPMAGLFNKKNQRGYINVGAGLMYNARADLGVKILADESNTLDFLLSHRSSWSDMSTALKDIKSKAKDSRFIIDLNYNHVFPSFELGLNGSYQNHYYNLYGIDNMIDINNIGVNSDRDIKDDITAHLFRLDAKVESSSLNNIDWIYEGDARLNFITKNMSLYNNSHKVTELNPIAHLSVFKALGTDSRFGIFGSYEGKFINSDDPLFYTYEKEKIEDFAKADKKEIPDTPKTSNLSTLSAGPYISLKGSNGTTLWDMKLGAGASIVFGINSGVFFWPKVDAGLQFSDNWSIRALLWGGTEANTMITMDKMMPFIAKDYALRPSRTKLAGRLSLSGLIASQVKLTLYGEYEKKDMDINFRPIILNGSSPEEARLTFRPYYQNTQRITGGADLKYQYSSLWGLSVGAKYNHYDKTDLILSGRPELEFSAKAFINPIQALLIEAAFDHTSGEKYYTPQYTEYKLGAKNRLSVHANYAINDKFSVYLNGAYHLKNYNERFYGYALQSYWGMLGVNFNF, from the coding sequence ATGGCAAGAAAAATGAAAAAGAGCAATTATATATTACTTATTTCTGCATGGGCTTTGGGATGCCTGTCGGTAAACGCGCAAAACAAAACAACAAACCCTAAAGCCTCTTCAGGTGCTGATACGCTGAGAAGAGAACTTACGGTGGTGACGGATCAGAATATCCAACTGGGACAGTTGCAAGGCCTCTCTCTCAACCCTGTAATATCGAAACCGGTAGTGCCCCCTTTCAAAGCATCCTACCTTTACCTGCCTGATGTGTACAAACCCACAAGCCGTTTGTCTCCACGCAACGCCATAAGTCCTATGGCAGGATTGTTCAATAAGAAAAATCAGCGAGGCTATATCAACGTCGGCGCCGGGCTTATGTACAATGCCAGAGCAGATCTGGGAGTAAAGATTTTGGCTGACGAATCAAATACGCTGGACTTTTTATTGAGCCACAGGTCATCCTGGAGCGATATGTCTACTGCTCTCAAGGACATTAAGTCCAAAGCAAAAGATAGTCGCTTTATAATTGATTTGAATTACAACCATGTTTTTCCCTCCTTTGAATTAGGGCTCAACGGAAGCTATCAGAATCATTATTACAACCTCTATGGCATAGATAATATGATTGATATAAATAACATCGGAGTAAATTCGGATCGCGATATCAAAGATGATATAACAGCACATCTTTTCAGGCTCGATGCTAAGGTAGAGTCTTCTTCTCTCAATAACATTGACTGGATATATGAAGGTGATGCCAGGCTCAACTTCATTACCAAAAACATGAGCCTTTACAACAACTCACACAAGGTTACAGAACTCAACCCTATAGCTCATCTTAGTGTATTCAAAGCTCTGGGCACAGATTCACGATTCGGTATTTTCGGGAGTTACGAAGGCAAATTCATCAATTCCGATGATCCCCTATTCTATACTTATGAAAAAGAGAAAATAGAGGATTTTGCAAAAGCAGACAAGAAAGAGATACCCGACACACCCAAAACAAGCAATTTATCCACTCTGAGTGCAGGACCTTATATTTCACTCAAGGGTTCCAACGGCACTACTCTATGGGATATGAAATTGGGTGCCGGTGCATCTATTGTTTTCGGGATCAATTCCGGTGTTTTCTTTTGGCCTAAGGTGGATGCGGGACTTCAATTTTCTGACAACTGGAGTATCAGAGCCTTGCTTTGGGGGGGTACGGAAGCCAACACCATGATTACAATGGACAAGATGATGCCCTTTATAGCCAAAGATTATGCACTGAGACCTTCCAGAACCAAACTTGCAGGACGATTGTCTTTGAGCGGGCTTATAGCTTCGCAGGTAAAACTGACTCTCTATGGAGAGTATGAGAAAAAAGATATGGACATTAACTTCCGTCCCATAATTTTGAATGGCTCTTCACCGGAAGAAGCTAGGCTTACTTTCCGTCCGTATTATCAGAACACTCAGAGAATAACCGGTGGAGCAGATCTGAAATATCAATACAGTAGTTTATGGGGATTGAGTGTAGGAGCCAAATACAATCATTATGACAAGACAGATCTGATACTATCCGGTCGCCCTGAGCTGGAATTTTCCGCAAAGGCTTTTATCAATCCTATACAAGCCTTGTTAATCGAAGCTGCATTTGATCACACTTCGGGAGAAAAATATTATACTCCTCAGTATACAGAGTATAAACTGGGAGCAAAGAATAGACTTTCTGTGCATGCCAATTATGCGATAAACGACAAGTTTTCCGTTTATCTCAATGGAGCATATCACCTCAAAAATTATAATGAGAGGTTTTATGGCTATGCCCTACAAAGTTACTGGGGAATGTTAGGAGTCAATTTTAATTTCTAA
- a CDS encoding tetratricopeptide repeat protein — protein sequence MTKKILCLCLSGMLSLPIAAQQIVNNTDTETISNITQYIGQTNYLGAAQLVRWAQIDQFNKEELAYAKLLNDLHNSSQDPSIVINTFLERYPSSISKQKVNLILANIYLQEKDYNRALYVIENLDERGLSLTEKTQYQVQWAYTLMKKYPNRVTDVNSKESRHAKALLQSGTRGAEPWAETAYLYLGALEFVQGNSNTARNIFNNTHWSKNIEPEAGFYKVILAYTDKQYQQAISTAQTLLAQYPEMKSRPELISTVGQSYFMLNDYEQTINTLQSLRNITGYELTPGEGYALGTSYYNTKRYQESLMPLGVAADGDDLIAAISNLQRGNSLIYLGQNSDAILAFEAAGKKKGADTAVKEIALYNMALLQRSAGTSNFGQAVKNATAFLQEFPNSTKRETMGQILAEFFLTSKDYATSLQTINKINRPTESIVKAHQYVLTRMAEESGRNGNGFERMEYLNKAIALGNKSPHYGEALIMRSYANFRNQNFTAATDDARRYLQVTSSGGNQTDQAYYLLGYSEYNQGNYSEAYSAFSTYTTLNSITPKYKADALCRMADCKYRQKNLDEAEQLYNQANKLVPEGVDDAYYRLAGIYGLRKQYTRQINIIDEFLKDHPNSEVSPEMLYQRGRAAVMGHLAPQEAERSFKDVQNRYPDTKWARTAALDLALMYYNNGQTEQAIKTYKEVIRNYKQSDEARSALADLKTIYLESDRIGEYTAFVNSLGSEFAMSANENAHLAFLSAESKYRNKSGNPEQLLQNYLNQYPSSVDAPKAKLYLATLLNERGEYNKAFELYTQLTGPQIIPEIRTMALAKTGQMQVKNRKYDEALKSYEAYYSIATTSEEKQESALGLARSACEMKDYKKALKAINDLLGSDSNLSKHIAEEATLLRGRAHEGLKNNKNALADYKKAANDTDTPTGAEALVREASLLFAQGNRKESKKLIDQFIKQSTPQQYWLARGFVLLSDIYVKEGDKFTAKQYLESLKQNYNGQNAEIDAMINERLQKF from the coding sequence ATGACAAAAAAGATTCTTTGCCTCTGCCTGAGCGGTATGTTATCGCTACCGATAGCCGCCCAGCAAATTGTCAACAATACTGACACTGAAACTATCAGTAACATTACGCAATACATTGGTCAGACCAACTACCTGGGAGCTGCTCAGCTTGTTCGTTGGGCACAAATAGATCAATTCAATAAAGAAGAGCTTGCTTATGCCAAGCTGCTGAATGATCTGCACAACTCTTCGCAAGATCCATCAATAGTGATCAATACTTTTTTGGAAAGATACCCTTCTTCTATCTCCAAACAAAAGGTAAATCTGATCCTTGCCAACATATATTTGCAAGAGAAAGACTATAACAGAGCCTTATATGTCATAGAAAACTTGGATGAGAGAGGCCTCTCTCTTACAGAGAAAACTCAATATCAAGTGCAATGGGCTTATACTTTGATGAAGAAATACCCTAACCGTGTCACTGACGTCAATTCCAAGGAAAGCAGGCATGCCAAGGCTCTTCTCCAAAGTGGAACAAGAGGTGCTGAACCTTGGGCCGAAACAGCTTATCTCTATCTGGGAGCATTAGAGTTTGTTCAAGGGAACAGCAATACGGCTAGAAATATTTTCAACAATACCCATTGGAGTAAAAATATTGAGCCTGAAGCAGGCTTTTATAAAGTAATTTTGGCTTATACCGACAAGCAATACCAACAAGCCATCTCTACAGCCCAAACTCTGCTAGCACAATATCCGGAGATGAAAAGCCGCCCGGAACTTATCAGCACCGTGGGACAATCCTATTTTATGCTCAATGACTATGAGCAAACCATCAATACGTTGCAATCACTCCGCAATATTACCGGTTATGAACTAACGCCGGGAGAAGGTTATGCACTCGGGACATCGTACTACAATACCAAAAGGTATCAGGAATCTCTCATGCCTCTTGGTGTAGCTGCTGACGGTGATGACCTCATCGCCGCAATAAGTAATCTCCAAAGGGGAAACTCACTTATTTATCTGGGGCAAAACTCTGATGCGATATTGGCCTTCGAGGCGGCAGGCAAAAAGAAAGGAGCTGATACGGCTGTAAAAGAGATAGCTCTATACAATATGGCTTTGTTGCAAAGAAGCGCAGGCACCTCCAACTTCGGACAAGCCGTAAAAAATGCAACAGCCTTCTTGCAAGAATTTCCCAACTCGACCAAAAGAGAAACCATGGGGCAGATACTTGCAGAGTTTTTCCTCACAAGTAAAGACTACGCTACCAGCCTGCAAACTATTAATAAGATAAACCGTCCTACAGAATCTATAGTAAAAGCTCATCAATATGTATTGACCCGTATGGCAGAGGAAAGCGGCCGAAATGGTAATGGCTTTGAGCGAATGGAATATCTTAATAAAGCTATAGCCTTGGGGAATAAATCGCCTCACTACGGGGAAGCTTTGATCATGCGTTCTTATGCCAATTTCCGAAATCAGAACTTCACTGCGGCAACCGACGATGCACGCCGATATTTGCAAGTAACCTCGTCCGGAGGTAACCAAACCGATCAGGCATATTATCTTTTGGGGTATTCGGAATATAATCAAGGGAACTACTCAGAGGCCTACAGCGCTTTCAGCACATACACGACTCTGAACAGTATAACACCGAAATATAAGGCTGACGCCCTATGTAGAATGGCTGACTGTAAATATCGACAAAAGAACCTGGACGAAGCCGAACAGCTATACAACCAAGCAAACAAACTGGTGCCAGAAGGTGTGGATGATGCTTACTATAGATTGGCAGGGATATACGGACTCAGAAAGCAATATACCCGTCAGATCAATATAATAGATGAATTCCTAAAAGACCATCCCAACTCGGAAGTATCACCTGAGATGCTGTACCAACGTGGTAGGGCAGCCGTGATGGGGCACCTGGCTCCACAAGAAGCAGAAAGGTCATTCAAAGACGTACAGAATAGATACCCCGACACGAAATGGGCTCGTACTGCAGCTTTGGACTTGGCTCTCATGTATTACAATAACGGACAAACCGAACAAGCCATAAAGACCTACAAAGAAGTAATACGCAATTATAAACAGAGCGATGAAGCACGCTCGGCACTCGCAGACCTTAAAACCATTTATCTGGAAAGCGATAGAATCGGTGAATACACGGCATTTGTAAATTCATTGGGATCGGAATTTGCCATGAGTGCTAATGAAAATGCGCATCTGGCATTCTTATCCGCCGAAAGCAAATACCGTAACAAAAGCGGAAATCCGGAACAGCTTTTACAAAATTATCTCAATCAATATCCTTCATCGGTGGATGCTCCCAAGGCAAAACTATATTTAGCAACTTTACTCAACGAACGTGGAGAATATAACAAGGCATTTGAGTTATATACTCAGCTTACCGGCCCACAAATAATACCTGAAATAAGAACCATGGCTCTTGCCAAAACAGGGCAAATGCAGGTAAAGAACAGAAAATATGACGAAGCCTTGAAATCGTACGAAGCATACTACAGTATTGCGACCACCTCTGAGGAAAAGCAAGAGAGTGCTTTGGGGCTTGCCCGTAGTGCCTGTGAGATGAAAGATTATAAGAAAGCACTCAAAGCAATAAATGATTTATTGGGATCTGATTCAAATCTGTCTAAACATATAGCAGAAGAAGCCACATTGCTCAGAGGAAGAGCTCATGAGGGACTCAAAAACAATAAAAATGCTTTGGCAGATTATAAAAAAGCCGCTAACGACACCGATACCCCTACGGGAGCGGAAGCTTTGGTAAGAGAAGCATCGTTACTCTTTGCCCAAGGGAATAGAAAAGAATCAAAGAAACTGATTGATCAGTTCATAAAACAAAGCACTCCTCAGCAATATTGGCTTGCAAGAGGCTTCGTATTACTCTCTGACATTTATGTCAAAGAGGGTGATAAGTTTACCGCAAAGCAATATCTCGAAAGTCTGAAGCAAAATTACAACGGACAAAATGCGGAGATAGATGCAATGATAAATGAAAGATTACAAAAATTTTAA
- a CDS encoding TIGR01212 family radical SAM protein (This family includes YhcC from E. coli K-12, an uncharacterized radical SAM protein.), with translation MRDWIDFSSFLKEFFPHDKVQKITLNAGFTCPTRDGSLGKGGCTYCNNKSFSPAFALHQKSVTAQLDEGVSFFSRKYPHMKYLAYFQSYTNTYGDVAESIAKYEEALSYPGVVGLIIGTRPDCMPQPLLDYFQELSKKHFLLIEYGVESTLDKTLDRIQRGHSWHTSCETIEKTHAAGIMTGAHLILGLPGESRVEILSHAQRISQLPIKTLKLHQLQIIKGTLMSKEYEENPEDFPLFTEEDYIQLCVDFVSLLREDIIIERFVSQSPPSLVIAPHWGLKNYEFTDKIRKRIRESKL, from the coding sequence ATGAGAGACTGGATAGATTTTAGTTCTTTTCTAAAAGAATTTTTCCCTCACGATAAAGTACAAAAAATAACCCTCAACGCAGGATTTACATGCCCTACCCGTGACGGATCATTGGGCAAGGGAGGATGCACCTACTGTAACAACAAAAGTTTTAGTCCCGCCTTCGCACTTCATCAGAAAAGCGTTACAGCGCAACTCGATGAAGGAGTGAGTTTTTTCAGTCGCAAATATCCCCATATGAAATATTTGGCTTACTTCCAATCTTATACCAACACATATGGTGATGTGGCAGAGAGCATAGCCAAGTACGAGGAAGCTTTGTCCTATCCCGGAGTGGTAGGGCTTATTATAGGCACCAGACCCGACTGTATGCCACAGCCACTGCTCGATTATTTTCAAGAATTAAGTAAAAAGCATTTCCTGCTTATCGAGTACGGAGTAGAAAGTACTTTGGACAAGACCCTAGACAGAATACAAAGGGGACACAGCTGGCACACCAGTTGTGAAACGATAGAAAAGACTCATGCTGCGGGGATTATGACGGGGGCTCATCTGATTTTAGGATTGCCGGGAGAGTCAAGAGTAGAAATACTGAGCCATGCTCAAAGAATATCCCAACTACCCATAAAAACCCTCAAGCTACACCAACTCCAAATCATCAAGGGCACCTTGATGAGTAAAGAATATGAAGAAAATCCTGAAGATTTTCCCTTGTTTACGGAAGAGGATTATATACAGCTTTGCGTAGACTTCGTATCACTGCTCAGAGAAGACATCATTATCGAACGGTTTGTGTCCCAGTCTCCTCCATCACTTGTTATTGCTCCTCATTGGGGACTCAAAAACTATGAATTTACGGATAAAATACGCAAGCGGATCCGTGAAAGCAAACTCTAA